The following coding sequences lie in one Dictyoglomus sp. NZ13-RE01 genomic window:
- the csm2 gene encoding type III-A CRISPR-associated protein Csm2: MKETNRKENRSEVSLEDSWRNEVKTALGEDYVNSILELGKDIETFKEFNQKVQEFIKESAQNISSSRMRKIYELIKKSKNSSDLLMAIPYIAYMVGREENKKRKEVLGELFVILKDVITKMNDEKEHLKNIKKFTEMLVAYQKLYGKD, encoded by the coding sequence ATGAAGGAAACAAATCGAAAGGAAAATAGATCAGAGGTAAGTTTAGAAGATAGTTGGCGTAATGAAGTTAAAACTGCTCTTGGAGAAGATTATGTCAATAGTATTTTGGAGCTTGGAAAAGATATAGAAACCTTTAAGGAGTTTAATCAAAAGGTTCAAGAGTTTATAAAAGAAAGTGCCCAAAATATATCATCTTCTCGTATGAGAAAAATATATGAGCTTATAAAAAAATCAAAAAATTCTTCTGATCTCCTAATGGCAATTCCTTACATAGCTTATATGGTAGGTAGAGAGGAAAATAAAAAAAGAAAAGAAGTATTGGGAGAGCTTTTTGTTATTTTAAAAGATGTAATTACAAAAATGAATGATGAAAAAGAGCATTTGAAAAATATAAAAAAATTTACAGAAATGTTAGTGGCTTATCAAAAGTTATATGGTAAAGACTAA
- the csm3 gene encoding type III-A CRISPR-associated RAMP protein Csm3, whose translation MAKFKGKLFIEGDIILQTGLHIGGSKETGEIGGLDNPVIKTVKGVPYIPGSSLKGKIRCLLERTENIESKKNGEPCSCGKCNICLLFGSHSSDKKTLSRLIIRDSYLDEEHFMAEFGDFLEGEYTEEKTENIIDRITGTAQHPRTMERVPAGAKFKFSSSISFYDGDDINELVKTFIEGIRMLEDDYLGGSGTRGYGQIRFENMAFYAKNIESYSKDNKKDEIETYKNLNDVNIDNIVNKLKEKLEMNQR comes from the coding sequence ATGGCTAAATTTAAAGGTAAGTTATTTATTGAAGGCGATATAATTTTACAAACGGGACTTCATATAGGAGGCTCTAAAGAAACTGGAGAAATAGGTGGTCTTGATAATCCAGTTATAAAAACAGTAAAAGGTGTACCTTATATTCCTGGTTCCTCATTAAAGGGTAAGATTAGATGCCTCTTAGAAAGAACAGAAAATATTGAATCTAAAAAGAATGGAGAGCCATGTAGTTGTGGAAAATGCAATATTTGTTTACTATTTGGCTCTCATTCTTCTGATAAAAAGACTTTATCAAGACTTATTATTAGAGATTCCTATTTAGATGAGGAACATTTTATGGCTGAGTTTGGTGATTTTCTTGAGGGAGAATATACAGAAGAAAAGACGGAGAACATTATAGATAGAATAACGGGTACGGCTCAACATCCCAGAACTATGGAAAGAGTGCCAGCAGGTGCTAAGTTTAAATTTTCGAGTAGTATTAGTTTTTACGATGGTGATGATATTAACGAATTGGTAAAAACATTTATAGAAGGAATAAGGATGCTTGAGGATGATTATTTAGGTGGAAGTGGTACCCGTGGTTATGGTCAAATAAGGTTTGAGAACATGGCTTTTTATGCAAAAAATATTGAAAGTTACTCAAAGGATAATAAAAAAGATGAAATTGAAACTTATAAAAATTTGAATGATGTTAATATAGATAACATTGTAAATAAACTTAAAGAAAAACTGGAGATGAATCAAAGATGA
- the csm4 gene encoding type III-A CRISPR-associated RAMP protein Csm4, whose translation MKVDVYKLFKDSPISLHVGLRRMDRTSTEIHSDTLFSALSNSLIRLFGEDRFENFEKKLVVSSIFVGIRTPGRDILFLPMPDFMIKLPGNEGEQYKKYKKIQWISKMALDKLLKFLNKEDFSIYLKELDFFKFLNDKFIVSKEEFEEIREEVYFMDTILEPKVNVDRETNGSNNLYFQENLVLYEVKTSQGILIKPFLYFLKYRDIELDKIFVPTLNLFIEEGVGGERSTGKGNFDYYERDELEIPTEGSFEITLSLTIPKREEVDNLVYYQLVKRDGFIFYHEPKGFKKKTHYKVKEGALVKSPYEGQNIDVSPREDMRVISYGKNLGYKFS comes from the coding sequence ATGAAAGTCGATGTTTATAAACTATTTAAGGATAGTCCTATTTCACTGCATGTAGGACTTAGAAGGATGGATAGAACATCTACTGAGATTCATTCGGACACTTTATTTTCTGCATTAAGTAACTCCCTAATAAGACTTTTTGGAGAAGATCGATTTGAAAATTTTGAGAAAAAATTAGTTGTATCCTCTATTTTTGTAGGAATAAGAACTCCAGGAAGGGATATACTTTTTCTTCCAATGCCAGATTTTATGATAAAGTTACCTGGAAATGAAGGAGAACAGTATAAGAAATATAAAAAAATTCAGTGGATATCGAAAATGGCTCTTGATAAGCTTTTGAAGTTTTTAAATAAAGAGGATTTTAGTATTTACTTAAAGGAATTAGATTTTTTCAAATTTCTCAATGATAAGTTTATAGTTTCAAAGGAAGAATTTGAAGAGATAAGAGAAGAAGTTTATTTCATGGATACCATATTAGAACCTAAAGTTAACGTTGATAGAGAAACAAATGGCTCGAATAACCTATATTTTCAAGAAAATTTAGTGCTTTATGAGGTAAAAACTTCGCAAGGAATTTTGATAAAACCCTTCTTATATTTTCTAAAATATCGGGATATTGAATTAGATAAGATATTTGTGCCGACTTTAAATTTATTTATCGAAGAGGGCGTTGGTGGAGAAAGAAGTACTGGAAAAGGTAATTTTGATTACTACGAAAGAGACGAATTGGAAATTCCTACTGAGGGTAGTTTTGAAATAACATTATCTTTAACAATCCCAAAAAGAGAAGAAGTAGATAATCTTGTCTATTATCAGCTTGTTAAAAGGGATGGCTTTATATTTTATCATGAACCTAAAGGCTTTAAGAAAAAAACTCACTACAAAGTGAAAGAAGGAGCATTAGTTAAGTCTCCTTATGAAGGGCAAAACATTGATGTATCTCCCAGAGAAGATATGAGGGTAATTTCTTATGGAAAAAATTTAGGTTATAAATTTTCCTAA